CCGCCCAGCCTTTGGCATTTTCTCCTCCATGCTCTGCCCTCTTCCCATTTGGCAAACAGGGATGTTTTCCTAAGACTCTGAATGCAGCGGAAATTAACAGGGACTGGTTGGGGACAACAACAAACTTACTTGAGCTTGTTTGCTGCCTAAGGGAACGGATGCAAGAAGCGGGAGGACCTGGCATTCGGAAAGGCTTTAGAGACTGTGCTTGTGTGGCGAGCTCTTGCTGGTGGCCTGAGAATCCCTTCCGCATCATGAGGCTGGCTCTCTCCTTGGTTTGAGCTGCTAATTGCAATGTTAAGCCTGAACTGGCTAGTCCTATGTACTGGGCTTCTAGAGGACCGTTGAGGTTGCAAATAATGAGGCAGATGTGTGCCTATGGGGGGGGTCATGCTACAgatgtttattttcatttatactaCATAGGTGttcactgcctctctgcctacacccctcaaagagctctgcgctccaccacctccaacgggctagtgatctctggccccagggaagtccacgtgacctcaaccagggccagagccttctctgttctggcccccacctggtggaacaagctcccagaggagatcagggccctaatggagctagaacaattctgcaggtcctgcaaaagggagttcccccaccagcatttggttgaggttgattaaaacaaagcaacatctactgggcccccgaacctccctcccttgaatccATGCGACAGATCTGACCAGCCATaggtctgttagattgttcactatgttagaatgttattttctccatttattgttattattactgttactttTCATTCATTATCATCATAATCACTGCATTTGATGCATTGTTCTGCTTACGTTCTAAACAAACAGTTTCTGTTATGATTAATCCTGTGGGCTGCATGTCTAAGGTGCAGAAGTGTGTGCGTGCACGCACACCCAAACAAGTTAATATCTTGGTCTATATACCTGTATCCTAGGATATTAATCAAATCAAATAGtgcctttttggtggcagaaaCGAAGCCGGGGAACCTTTTGCCCAGAAGATCATTTGGCTCCCTCTTTAGTGGCTTTTAGAAATATGGTCGAGATGACTCTGCTGCTGTTGAGCTGTAATCCTAATGACACTTTATTAGGAGTAAGCCCAACTGAGTAAAATTGGACATACTTTGGAGTAGATCTGTCTAggagagcctttctcaacttttttaccattgagaaacccctgaaactttctccaAACTTCAAAAATccacagaagtgatgcaatcatacATAATAAGGctatgaagcatagctgtgtaagtgcccacctggggtccctccccttcccaccccctccaggcccatcactggccatttttggggggtcaacctggccatatatggtcatatcatccaataacaaatttttaaaatatattaaaaattaactcccacacatttgggacaCCCAGGGcaattaagaaaccccagggtttcacaaaaccctggttgagaaaccctggtctagGATGGCTCTCTTAGACTTTTGCCTGACTTCACGTAGTTCAAGGCAAAcactcattttaatttttttcctgttaattgtggtgttttttttttaacgcgGTGATTTTATAAGTCTCTTCTGGCAAACATGGTATAATGAAAGGCAAGTTAAAAAGGACTGTTCACATAAATCAAGGGTTTGCAGAATCATGATATTTTGTTTACCAGTTCTCTGTGTCCTCTGTATTTCTAGGTGTCTTCCTTGGGGGTGACCACCTTCAGCCTCTGTGCCTTGGGCATTGACAGATTCCATGCCGCCACCAGCCCTCAAGCCAAGATGAGGCCCATTGAGCACTGTCACTCCATCATTGCCAAACTGGCTGTTATTTGGGTGGGCTCTATGACCCTCTCTATTCCAGAGCTCCTCCTCTGGCAGCTGGCACAAGACACCTCACCCGTCTCTGGCGTGGTGACTGACTATTGCGCCATGAAGCCCTCACAGGATCTGCCTGAGTCTGTTTACTCTTTGGTCCTTACTTACCAGAATGCCAGGATGTGGTGGTACTTTGGATGCTACTTCTGCTTGCCCATCCTCTTCACAGTCAGCTGCCAACTGGTCACCAGGAGGATCAGCAGCACAGACAAGACTGACTGCCGTGGGGCAAAGCACAGTCAGTGTGAGAGCCAGCTCAACTGCACAGTGATTGGACTCACAGTAATCTATGGTCTCTGCACAATTCCCGAGAATGTCAGCAACATTGTGGtggcctacctgtctcctgacatGGCCAAGCAGACCCTGGACCTACTGaaccttgtcaaccagttcttcttgtTTTTCAAGTGCTCAGTAACGCCTGTGCTGCTGCTGTGCCTCTGCAAGCCCCTGGGCCAGGCCTTCATggactgctgctgttgctgttgtgaAGAGTGTGGTCAGGAAGCTGCCTCCGGCAACGGTGGCTCTGATGGCAAGTTGAAAACTGAGATGTCCTCCTCCATCTTCTTTGACAAGCCTCGGGAATCGCCTCCTCCTGTGGGAGCCATTGGAACCCCGTGTTAAGCTCAGCCAGCCCAGAGGGGAGCATTAGCAGCTCTTTCACCAGCTTCTCCCAAGACCAAAAGTTGTTCTCTTTAGTATTGATTGGTGAAACGGCTGGACAGTGGATAGAGCAAGTGTCCCCCATATGCTTGTTTCAAAGCCAACTCCCCTAAGGGTGATGTAGTGCCGAGGCCTCACCTAGAAGCTCTCTCTCAGTGCTGAACAGTTACAGGTGTGGCCATGTGTAGAATCCCACAGATCCCATTGCTCTGAGTGAGGGAGATGCTGAGGAACGTTCCATCTACAGACCCTTAAGGACTAAGAGACCACAGTGTCTTAGAGGACATAGTACAAATTAACCCTCCTCCCTTCTTGCAGGATCCCACTGTCCTCCTCCATCCCAACCCCATCCTCTACAAGATAAGCATTGCCCTACCCTAGCATCAATAAACCAATAACCTTGATAGAAAACAGAATGTTTCCTGTGACGCAGTTAACTTATTGTACTGCAGCTGGTTATACTGTAAGAGTCTTACCAGTGACTCATAATGAAACTGCTGACTTAGTATGTTATCTCTGTTCATGTCAAGAGGAGTACATATGGTTCCCCAGGGGAATTTGTTTTCCTAGCTGTAGCATTATATGTTAAGCCTCACAAGAGAAGCACTGGAAAGGTTTGGGCATGTGGGGGTAATGCCCATCTCCATTAAGTTTTGCACATGAACCAATGGTTGATCCCGAGAAATATGGTACATTTCTCAGAGCTGTGATTGGCTGAGGTTCATATATATTTCCAAACACGACACCCGTGGGACACCTTtccggagtgtgtgtgtgggggggggggttgcccagtgttttcagaatgtgggtggggtcaggtggggcttttgcccagcaaggcttctgattggccactggagatctgattggctgtgcagatttttaagcagttgcttcagcagcagctgccaccacagcaccaagatcttcactgtatgactgaagATCACCTGTGTGTATGaaagaaagcattttaaaacaatatgctcACTTTACAAGGTATGCTGTTAAACgcagcttctgcctgaaacatTGAGGATTAGCTGTTAGAgctaacagtgtgtgtgtgtgtatgtgttctgCCAGGGAATCCTAAAGATCTACTACCTGTCAGTGTACACAACACTGCTCAACGGCCCCTCCACAAAGGAGAAGTGTAAAGCCTCCCCAAAAGTGGAAAGGCCCAtgttctctctctgcttccaGGTACTAGCCAAAGGCTCTCCATAGAGGTCCAAAGGCATGGAGAAAAGACTTGCCAGGTTGGCTCGCAGCAGCACCCCCAACTCACCCACCCCCAGCACTTGAGAGCGACTCCTGGGGCTGGCTGAGCGGAAATGTTAAAGTGCCTTGTTCTCTGCTCCCTTTGGATTGCACCCTCAGGAGCGATAAAAGCCAcggagagagggaggcagttgCTAGGTGATGAGCGGCAAGGCAGGGGGATCAGAGAGGGCTTTGTCTATGGACTGACACCCACAGTTCCTTCTTGGGCCCGCTGCCATGGAAACAAAGCCTCAGTCTTTGTATAAAGAAAGTGATGTTTGCTAATGGGGGCAGCTATCCAAACAGGAGCCCTCCCAGGACAGACACActtggtctctcttccaaggagCTGTCTCTCACCAGCAGATTGGACCGAGGCCCTCTCTACTGGCATGGGGGGCAGAACCTCTGCCTTGGGGTTGTTAATCATGTGGGCAGAATCTGAGGAGAATGAGGCTCATTTGGGGAATGAGGTTCAGGCAGAAGTCCTCAACAACTGCAGTGCCTGGtccaaaggagagaaaggaagggggggcagAAAGGAATGCAAAGATTAACAGGTACAAAAGAAGGCAACAGCCATTACCTAGGGGAAGGCAATCTGAGCCCCTTGCCAGAGAGGGTTGCCATTTCTTGCCTTCTGCCTTCAGAGAGCATTCAGGCATTTGTGCTTCCCACCAAATCCGGCCTACCGAATGGGCAATTCTGTTCATGCAGAGTTCTGATTGGGCCTGTCAGCTTCACCCTTGTTTTTACAAACCAAGTTTGTACAGTCCtctgtgtgcttgcacacaaaaccCAGGACTGTCTTTGATTTACAGCATCTTcacggcaccccccccccaaaaaaaaaaaaacacccagaccAACAGGAATTTCTCCTTGCTGTGGTTAGAGCTGGCATTAAGTAGTGGTCGTCTTAGCCTTGGATACAAAAGCCTCTCCTTGCAGTGTCTGCCAGTGCAAAGTTGTTTAGGTTTGGGGCCCTTCCACCTCTGCCTACCTGTCGAGAAACTGTTGGCCCTAGTTTGCCTTAGGTGGCAGAGAGTGTTCCCATTCCAAGCAGGCCAGccacctggcctggagaaaaatgtattGTTCTTTGAAACAGAAGCTTAATGGGTTGAAATATGCAGTTGTAACTTGGTATGGAGGTAAATAGCACTACCTGTTATATGTCCTAATACGTCTGTGAGTTCGGCAAGACACAGACTCCAAGTTCTtcgaaaacaacagctctttattaacaatGCCTACTCCAAACACCAAATGGGCAAAACAGGCATGCAggcaacttatatacatttcaggcagcccaccaagagctctgattggctCTTAACGGGGAAGCCGGATTGGCCCTCAACTGGGGCCCTGGATTGATCCATTATtagagttcagttcagtttatgattggttggccttcaagccatCGTTTGCATATACCGTGGACAGTCCACATATATAACATGTCCCATTAAACTTCAGTTCAGGGGGCGAGGTATTTTCTTCCTACAGCGCAGTTGGCAACTATATCCCAAATAAGGCCTGAAAACACTGGCAGAAGGGAGAATTTTCAGCTAAGACACTTTCCCAATCCCTTTGAATTGATGGCAAGTTCACACTCTTTGGGCATCACCCACAAGAACTCCAACTCCAGACAATGTGGACTATATGACAACTTTGGCATGGCAAACAACACAACGAGACAAATTAGCTACAAATTCAGAACAGGAGGACTTTTCCAAATGGTGTCTTGTAGCCATGGGCAAttttatggcatcacatcctcACTGAGCTCCTTTAAAATCtaccctccccaggttctgcccccaaatctccaggagtttcctaagccagagctggcaactggagGAGAGTGGGGGCTGATTTCTTGTGAACTAAGCAGGTGAAATGAGGGCTTGGATAAGATTCAGCTCAGTGGCGAGTTTCAGCTAAGCAACTGGTGAGTTAGACTAACTTATGATGGGGagttgtgttggcctgaagcaacagaacaaagtttgagtccgacaaagttttattcaaggtataagctttcaaataCATGTATTTGCAtctgagttttaatggggttttaagatactgtaacccgccacgagccatctgggagtggcgggaaataaatcaaaataataataataataataataataataataataataataataataataataataatgaatgaatgaagtgtgaatgcacacaaaaacttataccttgagtaaaactttgagggtcttaaatgtgcccctagactcagattttgttctggttAGATCAACCTTTGCTTGCAGTCTTGCAGGTTGAAAAATGGCTACTCCTCCAAAGAGCCAGTTCggcttagtggttaggagtgcggacttctaatctggcaagctgggtttgattctgcacttccccacatgcaaccagctgggtgaccttgggctcgccacggcactgataaaactgttctgaccgagcagtgatatcagtgctctctcagcctcacccaccccacagggtgtctgttgtggggagaggaaagggaaggcgactaagccgctttgagcctcctttgggtagagaaaagtggcatataagaaccatcaccacctcctcctcctcctcctcctcctcctcctgtgtgagGCTCTTACTATGGTTGGCCCTGACCTAAAGGACAGTATTGGAGAAAATCCTTTGGACTGAACAGCTTATGTACACAAGGTGGGGTTGCCTACACTTAAGGTTCTTGCTACTTACAGGATCCTGCCCTAATGAATGTCCTTCAATTATTCTGAGTGAATGGAGCCAGACTACTATGGCACTGACCCATAGATGCTACAAGCACACTCACAGTCCACGGTCTTGACCCTCGCCTTGCCAGGGTGGGGTTGTGCTCAGCTGAAATGCTGATGTGACCTGAATGTCTAACAAGACAGGAGggaacggggcgggggggggggggttggagcagCTTTTCATGCTGTGCTCTCTCTGCTGGTTTACCCTGAGCAAGGGCCAAGCAAGAACAATGCTGGGCTTGTTGCAATGGTTCTCGATTGGTcagggagctgggggtggggaacagaTGGGGGGGAAGACAGAGACCAAGCCTGGCTAGAatactgtggggaggggggagtgtctaGCATTCAGAAAAGGCCGGGGCCAGGAAAGCAAGCTTCCTTCTCTCAAGAGCGTAAGTGAAAGCCATGAACAAACACACAGTAACAGGCCATAGTGCTATTTCCACAAGAAGACAGAGCCCCAAAAGCAACTGCTGGAGAAGAGAGGGCCAAGGGAGATCACAAAATATGAGGGCCAGTTGGCAGAATCAGCACTGCAGGGTACAACCAATTGGCACGTGTAAGAAGACAGGAAAAACAACTAGAAAGAGAACTTCTGTTGTAGCAGCAATACAGGTGAGGGAGTCACCTGGCCCCAAggggggggcatctcattttcccctcccctgctgatgCCTTGTCCCtttctcagagccagtttggtgtagtagttagtgcggacttctaatctagcatgccaggttcgattctgcactcccccacatgcagccagctgggtgaccttgggctcaccacagcactgattaaaaaaaaaaaaactgttctgaccgagcagtgatatcaggactctctcagccctacccacctcacagggtgtctgttgtggggagaggaaagggaaagcgactgtaaggtagactccttcgggtagagaagagtggcatataagaagcaactcttcttccttcttctaccTCAACTCCCCAGCCCCACACTACCTGGCTAACGGCTGCTGTATGAGGGATGGGTTGGGGCTCCAAACCTCCCTGCCCAGCCAGATAATGACAGCCCCATAGGGTGATTGCTGTTGAAATGTTGGCCTGTGCTCTCAGTCCACCTCACTGCCTTCTCCTTACTCTGTCCCCCAACTCTCCAGGCACcattttcccattcctctcagcTGCCCCCTACGttgatagctttaaaaaaaaaaaaaccttgggggCTTCCTGTGTTTTTCCAGACCCCGATCAGATCTTTTGACTTGCACTCTGGATCCAAGTTCAGAATGATGTACAGATGCTTCTATTTACCATGTTCTGCCAACAAAGGATGGCCCTCTCTCTAGTCTTGAGTTTCCAACAAGCACCTACTGTTGATTTCTGGCCTGCTGTGGTTCAGGAATCCCACTCAGCAGTTCAATTCTGAAATTACAGTGGATCAGAAACTAAATTAAAGGATACATGTGGATTAGGAACCAAGTTTTCAGCACACATCCACTTGCTAGATGAAAAACAGGTTTTCCCAAATGAACCAAATTCCATCTGCCTCTATTCCAGCCCAGTTAGACTTTTTAATAAAAATGAGTTGGATCAGGTTGAATCAATGCCATGACCTCTGCTGTGAACTGATTTCCCAATCACTGCAGATTGGGACTTTTGGGTGTGACTAGAAGTAGCATCAGTCTTTTCCCCGTTCTATTTTCAGGACCTGaacttcccggggggggggcaatatttGACTCTTGGGGGGCAGAGTGCTACCCACTTTGGTTCCAGAAAACtgtgaggaggaaaaggaggaaactCCTTTGTTCCCCACATACCACAGACCCAATGTAAATCAGACCCCTGTTGACAAATTAGTTCCCAGCATCTGTCATCTGGACGAGTTAAATGAGAGTCCAGTTGTGGAAACCCCGATCTTTGTTAGAAATATATTGCTTAGTTTGGTCCGTCTTCAGCAACATGAACAGTTTCACATTATGCAGCACACTTTAGAAACTAAGGAAATGGCATTTCCCCTAGATGCAGTTGCTCATTTCACTCAAGTCTGCCCTCTGCTAGATTATTCCACTATccccttgggaaactcctgcACCACGCCTCGATTAGAATGCTGGCCGGCCGCATTGCTGTCCATGATGGTCTTGGAATGCTCCAGAAAAAACCCACACCTTTATCTATTTCTCACTCATGCATGGGTGAGCACTTtggcacatgcatgcacaaactgagagccagcttggtgtagtggttaggagtacagacttctaatctggagagctgggttccacatgcagccatctgggtgaccttgggctgaccacagcactgataaagctgttgtgaccgagcagtgatatcagggctttctcagcctcacctacctcacagggtggggaaagggaaggtggggagaggaaagggaaggtgactgtaagccgctttgagcctccttcggttagagaaaagcggcatataagaaccaactctttgtctttttCAATGTTACTGGATAGTGGGccgtgggagatctccagtctaaGAAACAGGATTGCCTGATCCTTTAATGCCGGACAACAGGGTCATGGTAAAAATGAATATGCTAGTTGTGGTGGCTATCAGGTGACAGAGAAAGGCTCTGATGTAACTGAGTTCTAGGCTGAAGAACTTCAAGTTCCTCACTCTGGCCTGTCCTATAGATTCTTTAAACCCCAGCCTCTTTCAATCAAATGAAAAGGGTAACATAAACTTTGATTAAGGCAAGgagtccccaacatggcaccTACCACACCTTTTCTTGCACCTGCTAAGTGTTCTTAGAAAGCCAGAGAGTCCAAGTGGgatttttgcccagcaaggcttctgattcactgggcagatttttaaaaaaatgctgcttcagcagcagctgtcaccatAGCACAAAAACCTTCACTGCGTAACCAGAGGCAAGCTGGGACAACCACTTTGaagctggctccaccccctgtggcagccattttatggcagccattttgtggctgcacccaccacactgtgtcagaatcccaaaggtgcctgtAGGGTCAAAAAAGGTATATAAGTTATGTACTCCCTAAAGgtttctcatttggaatactgctaACCAAGGATGCAATTATTTGTGAGgtaaacagaaatcacattttcCTAGATACCTGACCAGATAGACAAGACAAAGATGAAGATGAGCAATAGAGGTATATTCAACAGAAAATCCAGTCTTTAATAGGGTCAGTGCTTTGTGTGGATGACTTCAATATGCATAGTAAAAAATGACTCTTAATTTCATCCCCCAGAGATTAGACTTTTCCCCAATGAGACTAACTATATTGTGGCTCAGCCTCAAgtataaaattaataaactctGAAGGGAGATTTCATTTCCCCTTTTCCGGGCCAGTTAGCTCAGCAGGCTCTAGGCTGCTCTTTTACCACACAGAGCTCTTTTCCAGTGAATTTTTAAACATAAATTAGGAATGATGGGCTCTTAACAAGATGTTTGTCCTACTAAAACAAACTTTCTTTCctaagctgccccccccccccaaaaaaaccctaactAAAAACCAAATAAAAGCCTGGCTAAACTGATGCTCCCATCTAGAAACACAAAACCCTGGTGCCAAGAATAAAGGTTTTCCTCACGTAAGCTGAGGCTGGTAAGCTGAGGCTGGCTCATCCCTCCCCTCCAGCTCTGATTGGCTTACTGTAATTGCAATATGCATAAAGCCAAAATTGCAAAGATTGGATtaaaggcctggaggaggtgTGGGACTTGTGAATGATTGGCACACCAGTGTTGCAAGAAGAAAGTAAAacaggggagaaaggtgggtagGAACTGCTGCTGAATGAAATAGAGAGTTCAGACTCCTGACATGAGTAGGAGGTAcatatttctccccacccccagctgcagCTGGGAACTGCCGTCTCTATTCACTTGCCATTCTTGATCTACCAACTACTCCATATCAGAGTATCTATTGTAGTGTGGATGGGGTAGGCTTGCAGCTGACACAGTGTGGAAAGTCACTGATCAGCAGCACCACTCTCTCTTACGGCTCTTCAGGGAAGCAGATGTCATTTCACCTTCTTTACTTGCATGCAAAAGCCTAGCTTCTGGGACGGGGGATGACCACAACACGATTTAAAGAAAGCTGCTCCTGCAGAGAAGCACTCCTGCTGTCAGAGTGAAGATCCATTCAGTCCAGCTAAATCACTGCACAAAGTCCTCAAGAAGAGTGTGAGGGTACTGCTGTCCTACCCATGTCCGATCAATTGGCCCTGGTCATAGAAGTTTTTCTTAGTTATTAGTGGATCTGCCaaaccctccccccaatttctCATCATTTTAACACATCAGagcaaaacaaagcagaagaTTAAAGTTCtctgaacaaaaaaaaccccaacaacttcAAAACGCACAAACTAGTGACCATCACATTCCGTCCATGGTGTGCAATTTTGTTTTGTCTTGCTAATTTGATGGAGTGACCCCATATTCTCTTATTGTGAGACTGAGAAGAATCTCTTGTCCCCCTTTGTATGCTAATTAGCATCCTATCTACCTAGTATGTTCTTCACTTGGCTCACTTTTTTTGTGAGCTAAAGGTTAATAAGTTTTAGCTGCTTCTTACTGGGGAAATTCTCCAAACCCTTGATCTGTTCTGTACCTGTTCCAGTATTGGgatatcctttttgaaatgaagtGATCA
The nucleotide sequence above comes from Paroedura picta isolate Pp20150507F chromosome 4, Ppicta_v3.0, whole genome shotgun sequence. Encoded proteins:
- the GPR37L1 gene encoding G-protein coupled receptor 37-like 1 isoform X2, with amino-acid sequence MPLSWTVIFLLMLLQTLEAVVKESATPFIQEPSTSSKRERLDQDKSTRRHYISKDALRETLGEPHRWSGSAGSHRRTLLSEEPLKWRRARRGTEDEDSKPVQKYIPRVKVEFPRPVNPVSLRPTKALVPSSTDPSQHRQRSPPVLGGTEPHNNVTVASEKRSQIQNPLYPVTESSYSAYAVMFLSLIVFVVGIIGNLSVMCIVWHNYYMKSAWNSILASLAFWDFLILFFCLPVVIFNELTKKRLMGDISCRIVPFMEVSSLGVTTFSLCALGIDRFHAATSPQAKMRPIEHCHSIIAKLAVIWVGSMTLSIPELLLWQLAQDTSPVSGVVTDYCAMKPSQDLPESVYSLVLTYQNARMWWYFGCYFCLPILFTVSCQLVTRRISSTDKTDCRGAKHSQCESQLNCTVIGLTVIYGLCTIPENVSNIVVAYLSPDMAKQTLDLLNLVNQFFLFFKCSVTPVLLLCLCKPLGQAFMDCCCCCCEECGQEAASGNGGSDGKLKTEMSSSIFFDKPRESPPPVGAIGTPC